The following coding sequences lie in one Trichoderma breve strain T069 chromosome 1, whole genome shotgun sequence genomic window:
- a CDS encoding aldo/keto reductase family domain-containing protein, producing the protein MPSLPPGVAKSLDATKVDYRLLGASGLRVSVPIVGCMSIGNPEWANWVIGPEKAIPLLKAAYDRGVNTWDTANIYSNGDSERIIAQAIKKHHLPRHKLVLMTKAWSCVGEEQFHAYPILDKLRQTKDYVNQFDLSRSALFTAVNNSLERLETDYIDVFWIHRFDPYTPIEETMRALHDLVTAGKIRYIGASSMWTWQFAMMQFCAEKNGWTKFVAMQNHYSLLYREEEREMNKFCEATGVAIIPWGPLAEGKLARPVKAQGTTSRSAGTEETLRPESVEIINRVEELAKRKNWTMSQVTLAWTQKRVTSPIIGFSSLERLDEALSARGKELTAEEEAYLEKPYTPLEVEGHF; encoded by the exons ATGCCATCTCTACCACCCGGGGTTGCAAAATCTCTCGATGCGACAAAGGTGGATTATCGGCTTCTGGGAGCTAGCGGTCTCCGTGTGTCAGTTCCTATTGTGGGATGTATGAGCATCGGCAATCCCGAATGGGCAAACTGGGTCATTGGGCCTGAAAAAGCCATCCCTCTATTGAAAGCTGCCTATGACCGAGGAGTAAATACT TGGGATACAGCAAACATTTACTCCAACGGAGATTCAGAAAGGATCATCGcccaagccatcaagaaacatcatcttccacgCCATAAACTGGTACTGATGACCAAGGCTTGGAGCTGTGTTGGAGAGGAGCAATTCCATGCATATCCAATCTTGGATAAGCTGAGGCAAACAAAGGACTACGTGAACCAGTTTG ATCTCTCAAGGTCGGCTCTATTCACCGCCGTGAATAATTCTCTTGAACGGTTAGAGACGGACTACATTGACGTCTTTTGGATTCATCGGTTTGACCCATACACTCCAATTGAGGAGACTATGCGTGCTTTACACGATCTAGTTACTGCTGGAAAGATTCGATATATCGGAGCTTCGTCGATGTGGACTTGGCAATTTGCCATGATGCAGTTTTGTGCAGAGAAGAATGGCTGGACAAAGTTTGTCGCAATGCAG AACCATTACAGTCTGCTCTATcgtgaagaagagcgcgaaATGAACAAGTTCTGCGAGGCCACAGGCGTGGCTATCATCCCT TGGGGGCCGCTTGCAGAAGGAAAGCTCGCTCGGCCAGTGAAAGCTCAAGGAACTACCTCTCGATCTGCCGGCACGGAGGAGACTTTACGACCCGAGTCGGTCGAAATCATCAACCGGGTGGAAGAATTGGCGAAGCGAAAGAACTGGACCATGAGTCAAGTGACACTTGCTTGGACTCAGAAGCGAGTTACGAGCCCTATAATTGgcttcagcagccttgagagACTCGACGAGGCTCTATCGGCCCGCGGCAAAGAGCTGactgctgaggaagaggcatATCTGGAGAAGCCATACACGCCACTCGAAGTAGAGGGTCATTTCTGA
- a CDS encoding sugar transporter domain-containing protein, with product MDESISKKPASVIDSAGHDLTKSSQRATYREHNLTIRQAVSKHKSAVLWATWFIIPNCVIGYDATTLGTLVGIPQFRKDFGYEYPVGSGEYVLAASWTAAYPYAPIIGFLLGPLWAGWCTDRFGPRKTLLGSTTLSLFTLLIQILGNSAAVIFVGAVITGLLTGAFPALGPAYISEILPVRLRGIGLAANNFAQVAGSFIAIGILTGTQTMNDKWAYKIPFITEYAFPLIFILGAFFAPETPWFLVKKKRYDEATAALRSTGYTENIDETLAHMKETILLEEERERSISYWDCFKGTNLRRTMICTVSYSGQFFSGINVASSFATYYFQVAGMSDSQAFHLSLGLFALGIVGNVLSWPLLSIWGRRLGYIVTCGITMVLMFIVGFLDLAPSSNKAALYAKSTMLLVFYFVYNCGLGPLVYAIIAEVPSTSIRGKTLGVAASAAHIFSLAITAGLPYAMSATEANWGGKIGFLFGGLGFLLLIWSIFCLPETKNKTFEELDLLFEHKVPAWKFGSTDLLGLDGEQP from the coding sequence ATGGATGAATCCATCTCTAAGAAACCCGCTTCCGTTATTGACTCTGCCGGTCATGATCTGACCAAGAGTTCTCAGCGGGCAACCTACCGAGAACACAATCTGACCATCCGTCAAGCTGTATCGAAGCACAAGAGCGCTGTCTTGTGGGCTACTTGGTTCATAATACCAAACTGTGTCATTGGCTACGACGCCACAACTCTCGGTACTTTGGTCGGCATCCCGCAGTTTCGCAAAGACTTTGGTTACGAGTATCCTGTTGGATCTGGCGAATATGTTCTCGCAGCGTCATGGACCGCCGCATACCCATATGCACCAATCATTGGTTTCCTATTGGGACCTCTCTGGGCAGGATGGTGCACCGATCGTTTCGGACCACGGAAGACACTATTGGGAAGCACAACTCTATCCTTGTTCACTCTCTTGATTCAAATCTTGGGGAATAGCGCTGCAGTCATCTTTGTAGGAGCCGTCATCACTGGTCTTCTCACTGGCGCTTTCCCTGCCCTTGGGCCAGCATACATTTCGGAGATCCTCCCTGTCCGCCTACGAGGTATTGGACTGGCAGCCAACAATTTCGCTCAAGTGGCTGGCTCGTTTATTGCAATCGGTATCTTGACTGGGACGCAAACGATGAATGATAAATGGGCATACAAAATTCCTTTCATTACTGAATACGCCTTTCCTCTCATTTTTATTCTCGGTGCTTTTTTCGCTCCTGAAACACCTTGGTTTCTAGTGAAAAAGAAGCGATACGACGAGGCTACAGCTGCTCTCAGAAGCACAGGATATACCGAGAATATCGATGAAACCTTGGCTCACATGAAGGAAACCATcttgcttgaagaagagcgtgAGAGGTCAATCTCGTACTGGGACTGCTTTAAGGGTACAAACCTTCGACGTACCATGATCTGTACTGTGTCCTACAGTGGTCAGTTCTTTTCTGGCATCAACGTTGCATCATCCTTCGCTACGTACTATTTCCAAGTGGCTGGAATGTCAGATTCTCAAGCTTTTCACCTTTCTCTTGGTCTGTTCGCCCTTGGCATCGTCGGGAACGTTTTGTCATGGCCGTTGCTGTCAATCTGGGGCCGAAGGCTAGGCTATATCGTGACCTGTGGTATAACCATGGTGCTCATGTTCATCGTTGGGTTCCTGGACCTTGCTCCATCTTCTAACAAGGCCGCTCTGTACGCCAAGTCGACTatgcttcttgtcttctaCTTCGTATACAACTGCGGACTGGGTCCTCTCGTTTACGCCATCATTGCAGAGGTCCCAAGCACATCGATCCGTGGCAAAACTCTGGGTGTGGCTGCTTCAGCTGCGcatattttctctctcgcaaTCACTGCTGGACTTCCTTACGCGATGAGCGCTACTGAGGCAAACTGGGGTGGCAAGATTGGGTTTCTGTTTGGTGGGCTGGGTTTTCTTCTGCTCATATGGAGCATCTTCTGCCTACCGGAAACTAAAAACAAGAcgtttgaagagcttgactTGCTTTTTGAGCACAAAGTTCCCGCCTGGAAGTTTGGTAGTACCGACTTGCTAGGACTTGACGGTGAGCAACCATAG
- a CDS encoding amino-transferase class IV domain-containing protein: MATMDEVFAGYAKRQAILEASDNLLARGVAWVEGELVPLHQARIPLLDQGFMHSDLTYDVPSVWDGRFFRLDDHLDRLEASCKKMRLRFPIARQEIKRILVDMVAKSGIKDAFVELIVTRGLTGVRGARPEDLLNNNLYMFVQPYVWVMDPEVQYHGGNAIVARTVRRVPPGSIDPTIKNLQWGDLVRGLFEANDRGATYPFLTDGDANLTEGSGFNIVIIKDGVLYTPDRGVLQGITRKSVIDAARSCGYEIRVEQVPVEAAYQADEILMCTTAGGIMPITTLDKKLVNDGKVGPITRAIWDRYWAMHWEDEFSFKIEY, from the coding sequence ATGGCTACTATGGATGAAGTTTTCGCTGGCTATGCAAAGCGTCAAGCCATCTTAGAAGCGAGCGACAACCTGCTCGCTAGGGGCGTTGCCTGGGTCGAAGGGGAACTTGTTCCTTTACATCAAGCACGGATCCCTCTACTCGATCAAGGTTTCATGCATAGCGATTTAACCTATGATGTGCCTTCTGTTTGGGATGGACGCTTCTTTCGCCTTGATGACCACCTAGACCGTCTCGAGGCTAGCTGCAAGAAAATGCGCCTCCGGTTCCCCATTGCTCGACAGGAGATCAAAAGGATCTTGGTTGACATGGTAGCTAAAAGTGGAATCAAGGATGCTTTCGTCGAACTGATAGTTACTCGTGGCCTAACTGGTGTCCGAGGAGCTCGACCCGAGGATCTTCTCAACAACAACCTCTACATGTTTGTTCAACCTTATGTCTGGGTTATGGACCCAGAAGTTCAGTATCACGGCGGTAATGCTATTGTTGCGCGAACCGTCCGACGAGTCCCTCCCGGCTCTATCGATCCCACTATTAAAAACCTCCAATGGGGCGACTTGGTCCGTGGCTTGTTCGAGGCAAACGACCGCGGGGCTACCTATCCATTTCTgacagatggagatgccaaCCTTACTGAAGGCTCTGGTTTCAACATTGTTATTATTAAAGATGGCGTTTTATATACTCCTGATCGCGGAGTTTTGCAGGGAATTACAAGAAAGAGTGTTATTGACGCTGCTCGATCATGTGGTTATGAGATCCGCGTTGAACAAGTCCCTGTCGAGGCAGCTTACCAGGCTGACGAAATACTAATGTGTACAACTGCTGGGGGGATCATGCCAATTACCACTCTTGATAAAAAGTTGGTTAATGACGGAAAGGTTGGCCCTATCACAAGGGCTATTTGGGACCGTTATTGGGCTATGCATTGGGAGGATGAGTTTAGCTTCAAGATTGAATATTAA